In one Branchiostoma floridae strain S238N-H82 unplaced genomic scaffold, Bfl_VNyyK Sc7u5tJ_462, whole genome shotgun sequence genomic region, the following are encoded:
- the LOC118408852 gene encoding uncharacterized protein LOC118408852, producing the protein MGKYVDETCYKCGRSLQATSSHSATVYRRSSNPPRHRFQALTMKTVLVVAFCVLLLAGQSMACGKGTGIELGPKAQCEKRRECEMTRKCRDFQGHQECFWKPVCKERLSCKGAPRPPIPFSNK; encoded by the exons ATGGGGAAGTACGTAGACGAGACATGCTATAAGTGCGGGCGGAGTTTGCAGGCGACTTCCAGTCATTCCGCGACAGTCTACAGAAGATCGTCCAACCCTCCCCGTCACAGATTCCAGGCTCTCACGATGAAGACTGTGCTTGTGGTGGCGTTCTGTGTCCTGCTGCTGGCCGGCCAGAGCATGGCGTGTGGCAAGG GAACAGGCATTGAGCTGGGCCCGAAGGCGCAATGTGAAAAGCGGCGGGAATGCGAGATGACCCGAAAATGCCGGGACTTCCAAGGACA CCAGGAGTGTTTCTGGAAACCCGTCTGCAAAGAGAGGCTGTCCTGCAAGGGGGCGCCACGACCACCGATTCCCTTTTCCAAC AAGTAG
- the LOC118408851 gene encoding CD63 antigen-like isoform X2, whose amino-acid sequence MSTAQRLLKIEPGRDRAETVLMKGADTETEARIPRHNPFLITCFKFQLLVFNLVFVIAGTALLCVTTLAHYAFADYVRYMEDELWPILGLCYFVGAAIFLTGAIGCGAGWCETYKVTITYCVLMTLLFLLTSAAASAIIAFEAVGKDNQTNNLHQGLTAEWRVERFMLKSMDRVASGRIIMDAVQVQLQCCGAKGYMDWFKTPFHNLRNETEPYDVPGSCCLNATMNFSFTRPDDSCGYQLDTEAKAIDSIYTEGCGPKVAKFIRENLKGLGAVGIVVIVLEILGFTCGCCFLHQLRRKRKERDMMEQYEKLLQY is encoded by the exons ATGTCTACAGCACAGAGACTGTTGAAGATAGAGCCGGGACGGGACAGGGCGGAGACGGTACTCATGAAGGGGGCAGACACGGAAACGGAGGCGCGTATCCCCCGCCACAACCCCTTCCTCATTACCTGCTTCAAGTTTCAGCTGCTTGTCTTCAACTTGGTATTTGTG ATTGCAGGCACCGCACTTCTCTGCGTCACCACGCTGGCGCATTATGCGTTTGCTGACTATGTACGTTACATGGAGGACGAGTTGTGGCCCATTCTTGGCCTGTGTTACTTTGTGGGAGCCGCCATTTTCCTGACGGGGGCGATCGGCTGTGGGGCCGGTTGGTGTGAGACTTACAAAGTAACAATTACC TACTGTGTGCTGATGACGTTGTTGTTTCTGCTGACGTCAGCGGCAGCGAGCGCCATCATCGCATTCGAAGCTGTTGGCAAG GATAACCAAACTAACAACTTGCACcaaggtttgact GCTGAGTGGAGAGTGGAACGTTTCATGCTGAAGTCGATGGACAGAGTGGCGTCAGGAAGAATCATCATGGACgccgttcaggtccag TTGCAATGCTGCGGCGCCAAGGGCTACATGGACTGGTtcaaaactcccttccacaacCTTCGGAACGAGACCGAGCCGTACGACGTGCCGGGGTCCTGCTGCCTCAACGCCACCATGAACTTCAGCTTCACCCGCCCGGACGACTCCTGTGGGTACCAACTGGACACCGAGGCTAAAGCTATCGACAGTATCTATACAGAG GGATGTGGACCGAAGGTAGCCAAGTTCATACGAGAAAACCTGAAGGGGCTCGGTGCTGTAGGGATAGTGGTCATCGTTTTAGAG ATTCTGGGTTTCACGTGCGGCTGCTGCTTCCTCCACCAGCTCAGGAGGAAGAGAAAAGAGCGGGACATGATGGAGCAGTACGAGAAGCTACTGCAGTACTGA
- the LOC118408851 gene encoding CD63 antigen-like isoform X1 translates to MSTAQRLLKIEPGRDRAETVLMKGADTETEARIPRHNPFLITCFKFQLLVFNLVFVIAGTALLCVTTLAHYAFADYVRYMEDELWPILGLCYFVGAAIFLTGAIGCGAGWCETYKVTITYCVLMTLLFLLTSAAASAIIAFEAVGKDNQTNNLHQGLTQAEWRVERFMLKSMDRVASGRIIMDAVQVQLQCCGAKGYMDWFKTPFHNLRNETEPYDVPGSCCLNATMNFSFTRPDDSCGYQLDTEAKAIDSIYTEGCGPKVAKFIRENLKGLGAVGIVVIVLEILGFTCGCCFLHQLRRKRKERDMMEQYEKLLQY, encoded by the exons ATGTCTACAGCACAGAGACTGTTGAAGATAGAGCCGGGACGGGACAGGGCGGAGACGGTACTCATGAAGGGGGCAGACACGGAAACGGAGGCGCGTATCCCCCGCCACAACCCCTTCCTCATTACCTGCTTCAAGTTTCAGCTGCTTGTCTTCAACTTGGTATTTGTG ATTGCAGGCACCGCACTTCTCTGCGTCACCACGCTGGCGCATTATGCGTTTGCTGACTATGTACGTTACATGGAGGACGAGTTGTGGCCCATTCTTGGCCTGTGTTACTTTGTGGGAGCCGCCATTTTCCTGACGGGGGCGATCGGCTGTGGGGCCGGTTGGTGTGAGACTTACAAAGTAACAATTACC TACTGTGTGCTGATGACGTTGTTGTTTCTGCTGACGTCAGCGGCAGCGAGCGCCATCATCGCATTCGAAGCTGTTGGCAAG GATAACCAAACTAACAACTTGCACcaaggtttgact CAGGCTGAGTGGAGAGTGGAACGTTTCATGCTGAAGTCGATGGACAGAGTGGCGTCAGGAAGAATCATCATGGACgccgttcaggtccag TTGCAATGCTGCGGCGCCAAGGGCTACATGGACTGGTtcaaaactcccttccacaacCTTCGGAACGAGACCGAGCCGTACGACGTGCCGGGGTCCTGCTGCCTCAACGCCACCATGAACTTCAGCTTCACCCGCCCGGACGACTCCTGTGGGTACCAACTGGACACCGAGGCTAAAGCTATCGACAGTATCTATACAGAG GGATGTGGACCGAAGGTAGCCAAGTTCATACGAGAAAACCTGAAGGGGCTCGGTGCTGTAGGGATAGTGGTCATCGTTTTAGAG ATTCTGGGTTTCACGTGCGGCTGCTGCTTCCTCCACCAGCTCAGGAGGAAGAGAAAAGAGCGGGACATGATGGAGCAGTACGAGAAGCTACTGCAGTACTGA
- the LOC118408851 gene encoding CD63 antigen-like isoform X4 yields MSTAQRLLKIEPGRDRAETVLMKGADTETEARIPRHNPFLITCFKFQLLVFNLVFVIAGTALLCVTTLAHYAFADYVRYMEDELWPILGLCYFVGAAIFLTGAIGCGAGWCETYKVTITYCVLMTLLFLLTSAAASAIIAFEAVGKAEWRVERFMLKSMDRVASGRIIMDAVQVQLQCCGAKGYMDWFKTPFHNLRNETEPYDVPGSCCLNATMNFSFTRPDDSCGYQLDTEAKAIDSIYTEGCGPKVAKFIRENLKGLGAVGIVVIVLEILGFTCGCCFLHQLRRKRKERDMMEQYEKLLQY; encoded by the exons ATGTCTACAGCACAGAGACTGTTGAAGATAGAGCCGGGACGGGACAGGGCGGAGACGGTACTCATGAAGGGGGCAGACACGGAAACGGAGGCGCGTATCCCCCGCCACAACCCCTTCCTCATTACCTGCTTCAAGTTTCAGCTGCTTGTCTTCAACTTGGTATTTGTG ATTGCAGGCACCGCACTTCTCTGCGTCACCACGCTGGCGCATTATGCGTTTGCTGACTATGTACGTTACATGGAGGACGAGTTGTGGCCCATTCTTGGCCTGTGTTACTTTGTGGGAGCCGCCATTTTCCTGACGGGGGCGATCGGCTGTGGGGCCGGTTGGTGTGAGACTTACAAAGTAACAATTACC TACTGTGTGCTGATGACGTTGTTGTTTCTGCTGACGTCAGCGGCAGCGAGCGCCATCATCGCATTCGAAGCTGTTGGCAAG GCTGAGTGGAGAGTGGAACGTTTCATGCTGAAGTCGATGGACAGAGTGGCGTCAGGAAGAATCATCATGGACgccgttcaggtccag TTGCAATGCTGCGGCGCCAAGGGCTACATGGACTGGTtcaaaactcccttccacaacCTTCGGAACGAGACCGAGCCGTACGACGTGCCGGGGTCCTGCTGCCTCAACGCCACCATGAACTTCAGCTTCACCCGCCCGGACGACTCCTGTGGGTACCAACTGGACACCGAGGCTAAAGCTATCGACAGTATCTATACAGAG GGATGTGGACCGAAGGTAGCCAAGTTCATACGAGAAAACCTGAAGGGGCTCGGTGCTGTAGGGATAGTGGTCATCGTTTTAGAG ATTCTGGGTTTCACGTGCGGCTGCTGCTTCCTCCACCAGCTCAGGAGGAAGAGAAAAGAGCGGGACATGATGGAGCAGTACGAGAAGCTACTGCAGTACTGA
- the LOC118408851 gene encoding CD63 antigen-like isoform X3, with amino-acid sequence MSTAQRLLKIEPGRDRAETVLMKGADTETEARIPRHNPFLITCFKFQLLVFNLVFVIAGTALLCVTTLAHYAFADYVRYMEDELWPILGLCYFVGAAIFLTGAIGCGAGWCETYKVTITYCVLMTLLFLLTSAAASAIIAFEAVGKQAEWRVERFMLKSMDRVASGRIIMDAVQVQLQCCGAKGYMDWFKTPFHNLRNETEPYDVPGSCCLNATMNFSFTRPDDSCGYQLDTEAKAIDSIYTEGCGPKVAKFIRENLKGLGAVGIVVIVLEILGFTCGCCFLHQLRRKRKERDMMEQYEKLLQY; translated from the exons ATGTCTACAGCACAGAGACTGTTGAAGATAGAGCCGGGACGGGACAGGGCGGAGACGGTACTCATGAAGGGGGCAGACACGGAAACGGAGGCGCGTATCCCCCGCCACAACCCCTTCCTCATTACCTGCTTCAAGTTTCAGCTGCTTGTCTTCAACTTGGTATTTGTG ATTGCAGGCACCGCACTTCTCTGCGTCACCACGCTGGCGCATTATGCGTTTGCTGACTATGTACGTTACATGGAGGACGAGTTGTGGCCCATTCTTGGCCTGTGTTACTTTGTGGGAGCCGCCATTTTCCTGACGGGGGCGATCGGCTGTGGGGCCGGTTGGTGTGAGACTTACAAAGTAACAATTACC TACTGTGTGCTGATGACGTTGTTGTTTCTGCTGACGTCAGCGGCAGCGAGCGCCATCATCGCATTCGAAGCTGTTGGCAAG CAGGCTGAGTGGAGAGTGGAACGTTTCATGCTGAAGTCGATGGACAGAGTGGCGTCAGGAAGAATCATCATGGACgccgttcaggtccag TTGCAATGCTGCGGCGCCAAGGGCTACATGGACTGGTtcaaaactcccttccacaacCTTCGGAACGAGACCGAGCCGTACGACGTGCCGGGGTCCTGCTGCCTCAACGCCACCATGAACTTCAGCTTCACCCGCCCGGACGACTCCTGTGGGTACCAACTGGACACCGAGGCTAAAGCTATCGACAGTATCTATACAGAG GGATGTGGACCGAAGGTAGCCAAGTTCATACGAGAAAACCTGAAGGGGCTCGGTGCTGTAGGGATAGTGGTCATCGTTTTAGAG ATTCTGGGTTTCACGTGCGGCTGCTGCTTCCTCCACCAGCTCAGGAGGAAGAGAAAAGAGCGGGACATGATGGAGCAGTACGAGAAGCTACTGCAGTACTGA